Proteins encoded together in one Triticum dicoccoides isolate Atlit2015 ecotype Zavitan chromosome 7B, WEW_v2.0, whole genome shotgun sequence window:
- the LOC119338897 gene encoding squamosa promoter-binding-like protein 10 translates to MMSGGRMNPAASDDFPFAAMQPPPYVGFDHAGGGGQRHQGAMMYDNFDYAATFGQFQDAPNHQMLALPPSGDGAGGLVPMAPPPMPGMQLQMPPMPHGMHGHGDVYPAMGMVKREGGAGDAGRIGLNLGRRTYFSPGDMMAVDRILMRSRLGGVFGLGFGRAHHQAPRCQVEDCKVDLSGAKHYHRRHKVCEYHAKAALVAAAGKQQRFCQQCSRFHVLTEFDEAKRSCRRRLAEHNRRRRKPAAGTTATSSKDSAPPSKKPNAGAISGSYTADNNTLSTTKSTISSNTSAISFLQQGQARAVAATRPTTLTLGSSPERDDRQQQLHNHQEQQHFITSLLHNNINNSNILSCSSVSSSTMPSAATANGEVSNQNNDNANNNMHMFEVDFM, encoded by the exons ATGATGAGCGGCGGCAGGATGAACCCGGCGGCGAGCGACGACTTCCCGTTCGCGGCAATGCAGCCGCCGCCCTACGTCGGCTTCGACCACGCCGGCGGAGGAGGCCAGCGCCACCAGGGCGCGATGATGTACGACAACTTCGACTACGCGGCCACCTTCGGCCAGTTCCAGGACGCGCCGAACCACCAGATGCTGGCGCTGCCGCCCAGCGGCGACGGCGCCGGCGGGCTGGTCCCCATGGCTCCGCCACCCATGCCCGGGATGCAGCTGCAGATGCCGCCTATGCCCCACGGGATGCATGGCCACGGCGACGTGTACCCGGCGATGGGGATGGTGAAGCGCGAGGGAGGCGCCGGGGACGCGGGGAGAATCGGGCTGAACCTCGGCCGGCGGACCTACTTCTCCCCCGGCGACATGATGGCGGTGGACCGGATCCTGATGCGGTCCCGTCTCGGCGGCGTGTTCGGGCTGGGATTCGGCCGCGCCCACCACCAGGCGCCTCGGTGCCAGGTGGAGGACTGCAAGGTCGACCTCTCCGGCGCCAAGCACTACCACCGGCGCCACAAGGTGTGCGAGTACCACGCCAAGgccgccctcgtcgccgccgccggcaagCAGCAGCGCTTCTGCCAGCAATGCAGCAG GTTCCACGTGCTCACGGAGTTCGACGAGGCCAAGAGGAGCTGCCGGAGGCGGCTCGCAGAGCACAACCGTCGCCGGAGGAAGCCTGCGGCCGGCACCACGGCGACGTCGTCGAAAGACTCCGCGCCGCCTTCCAAGAAACCCAACGCCGGCGCCATCTCCGGTTCCTACACCGCCGACAACAACA CTTTGAGCACGACGAAGTCGACCATCTCCTCCAACACCAGCGCGATCAGCTTCCTCCAGCAGGGCCAGGCCAGGGCGGTAGCAGCGACAAGGCCGACGACGCTCACCCTGGGCTCGTCGCCGGAGAGGGACGACCGCCAGCAGCAGCTCCACAACCATCAGGAGCAGCAGCATTTCATCACCTCCCTCCTGCACAACAACATCAATAACAGCAACATCCTGTCGTGTTCCTCGGTGAGCTCCAGCACGATGCCATCGGCGGCGACGGCAAACGGCGAGGTCTCCAACCAgaacaacgacaacgccaacaacaaCATGCATATGTTTGAGGTGGACTTTATGTAG